Sequence from the Candidatus Cloacimonadota bacterium genome:
TGTGCAAGGCATATTGGCAGCTTCGCAAACACATGTTACTCCACTTTCTACCAATGCTTTAGCATCTTCAACGTGAAGTTCATTCTGAGTTGCGCAGGGAATGGCAACATCTACTTTAACTCCCCAAGGACGCTTGCCAGGGAAGAATTTAGAACCGGGGAATTTATCGGCATAATCGCTTACACGATCATTATTGGATGCACGCAGTTCTAGCATATATTCGATCTTTTCATCATCAAGACCTGCTTCATCCAAGATATAACCATCAGGTCCGGAGATAGTAATAACTTTACCGCCAAGCTCTGTAATCTTTTGAGCTGCTCCCCAAGCTACATTGCCAAAACCAGAAAGAGCTACCTTTTTCCCTGTAAAATTCAACCCTTTGGTCTTAAGCATTTCTTCTGTAAAATAGACTACGCCATAACCAGTGGCTTCTGGACGGATTAAACTACCACCCCAAGTTCGGCCTTTACCGGTTAGCACACCAGTAAATTCGTTGCGGAGTTTCTTATACATACCAAACAAATATCCTATCTCGCGTCCACCAACTCCTATATCGCCAGCTGGAACATCTAAATTTGGCCCAATATGACGGAAAAGTTCAGCCATGAAGGATTGGCAAAAACGCATTATTTCTGCATCCGAACGACCTTTAGCATCAAAATCACTACCACCTTTTCCTCCACCCATTGGCAGAGTTGTAAGGCTGTTCTTAAAGATTTGTTCAAAGCCCAAGAATTTCAAGATAGAGAGATTAACGCTGGGGTGGAAACGAAGGCCACCTTTGTAGGGACCAATCGCGCTGTTGAAC
This genomic interval carries:
- the gdhA gene encoding NADP-specific glutamate dehydrogenase, producing MTFNEFMAKVAAKNPGEPEFLQAVKEVVETIWDTYESNPRFVKNNILERIVEPERVIIFRVPWMDDKGEVHVNRGYRVQFNSAIGPYKGGLRFHPSVNLSILKFLGFEQIFKNSLTTLPMGGGKGGSDFDAKGRSDAEIMRFCQSFMAELFRHIGPNLDVPAGDIGVGGREIGYLFGMYKKLRNEFTGVLTGKGRTWGGSLIRPEATGYGVVYFTEEMLKTKGLNFTGKKVALSGFGNVAWGAAQKITELGGKVITISGPDGYILDEAGLDDEKIEYMLELRASNNDRVSDYADKFPGSKFFPGKRPWGVKVDVAIPCATQNELHVEDAKALVESGVTCVCEAANMPCTPEAVEVFMKAKILFAPGKAANAGGVATSGLEMTQNSMRLNWSREEVDEKLHSIMRNIHEACRENGIQADGWVNYVKGANIAGFLKVANAMCDQGLV